The Benincasa hispida cultivar B227 chromosome 11, ASM972705v1, whole genome shotgun sequence genome has a segment encoding these proteins:
- the LOC120091884 gene encoding fra a 1-associated protein — protein sequence MGWVWRDDTGELDSSAVDAAKINNSAAPSFSDRCSTRKVVKSQCKTEEVEPGKFVRKCERTEEILRDCIGRPVEVIQSNKEFTEEDVTDQMVNRSFSPGSSEHRPFDFPGLRSDIDAIEQSLFGSMKGFFEAAEEIKNGFFGSLRDPPLFNRESSSSPSMRRGIPIEDHEPAFFSNQKEPDSGHVDLSGLARDV from the exons ATGGGATGGGTCTGGAGAGACGACACCGGAGAATTGGATTCATCCGCCGTCGATGCCGCTAAGATCAACAATTCTGCCGCTCCGTCCTTCAGCGATCGGTGTTCGACCAGAAAAGTGGTGAAGTCGCAGTGCAAGACCGAGGAGGTTGAGCCCGGAAAATTTGTCAGGAAGTGCGAGAGAACCGAGGAGATTCTCAGAGACTGCATTGGAAG GCCGGTCGAAGTGATACAGTCCAACAAGGAATTTACGGAAGAGGATGTAACGGATCAGATGGTCAATAGGTCATTCTCACCGGGATCGTCAGAACATCGACCATTTGATTTCCCTGGGCTCCGTAGTGATATTGATGCAATTGAGCAGAGTCTCTTTGGTAGCATGAAGGGGTTCTTTGAAGCAGCTGAAGAGATTAAGAATGGTTTTTTTGGTTCTTTGAGAGATCCACCCCTATTCAACAGAGAGTCTTCATCCTCCCCGTCGATGAGACGAGGAATACCCATAGAAGATCATGAACCAGCGTTCTTCTCTAACCAAAAAGAGCCCGATTCCGGTCATGTTGATCTATCTGGATTGGCCAGGGATGTCTAA
- the LOC120090152 gene encoding putative pentatricopeptide repeat-containing protein At5g06400, mitochondrial, giving the protein MRKLIRFHSPYSNSTLDFLRFHLSQFQVLRFSTLVRKRKSSSRPAGTQESQYPETADTSSFRSLFNEITEILGSESYVHDKISFRDLELKESQERDSLNGKEQLLCASGVCKNSEEETESTQLVVLEEKDVSSVVHQIAAVIRAGNGLISMEERLGSLDVRFSSEVVEKVLKRCFKFQHLALGFFNWVKSRDEFQCTTSVLNTMLSIASEARDFKLIEKLVEEMENYSLKKDIKTWTILISLYGNAKLTGKALMVYNKMRESGCEPDGVVYKTLICSLSAAGKPELAMEFYQEMVKKGITVVDMKMCKVLLSCLAGSGDTASVLDIAKDMVALFNVPERDAYHYILKSFCISGRIKEALEFIHDLNSKGIVLDPEYFEILVGGLCRANRLEDALELVNIMKRKIDGDGKIYGIIINWYLRRNDVLKALDLFQNMKEMGYLPTTSTYTQLMQHLFRLAEYEKGFELYKEMQEKGVELDAVAIMTVVVGNVRQNRITEAWNVFRTMENKPTWKSCSVFIRELFRISRTDEIVKVLNEMQELNTVIPDKLFRSVVSYMEKGGDVISLEKVKKMRSIVELFPQEGEVNREDDAHKIKDLSIEVNFKHSKPTSITCHMETLPRNYREEDLDEIFKILSSSTDWKQIKKALENCGVEFTPELVLETLRKCSLDGCAALHFFAWVGKQPGYNHTTETYNMAIKVAGIGKDFKHMRSLFYEMRRRGCLITPDTWTIMIMQYGRAGLTEIALKSFKEMKESNIKPNATTYKYLIMTLCGLKRRKVDEAITLFQEMIRSEYIPDKELLETYLGCLCKHSRLSDAKGCIDHLRKVGFTIPLIYSLYIRALCRARKLDEALTLLEEVGAERSKLDSYIYGSLIHGLLQTGRTKEALAKMNSMKQVGINPTVHVYTSFIVYSFKEKQTRRALEILAKMLQEGCEPTIATYSALVHGYMNMRNFGEAWKVFNYIKRNGPSPDFKAYTMLISCLCKAGRSEEALQIISEMLDSGIAPSSVNFRTVFFGLNREGKHILARDVLQQKLGLIRRRKFQK; this is encoded by the coding sequence ATGCGGAAGTTAATCCGCTTCCATTCTCCATATTCAAATTCAACGCTCGATTTTCTTCGCTTTCATCTCTCTCAGTTTCAGGTTCTTCGTTTCTCGACTCTTGTAAGAAAACGAAAAAGTTCTTCTCGTCCAGCTGGAACCCAAGAATCTCAGTACCCGGAAACGGCTGATACTTCAAGCTTCAGGTCGCTTTTCAATGAGATTACTGAGATTTTGGGTTCTGAAAGTTATGTTCATGATAAAATATCTTTTCGGGATTTGGAGTTGAAAGAAAGTCAGGAAAGGGACTCTTTGAATGGGAAAGAACAGTTACTCTGTGCCTCAGGTGTTTGTAAAAATTCCGAGGAAGAAACTGAGAGTACCCAGTTGGTTGTCTTGGAAGAAAAAGATGTTAGTTCGGTTGTTCATCAAATTGCAGCCGTCATTCGTGCTGGAAATGGGTTGATTTCGATGGAGGAGAGATTGGGAAGTTTGGATGTTAGGTTCAGTTCTGAAGTTGTGGAGAAAGTTCTGAAGAGGTGTTTTAAATTCCAACATTTGGCTCTTGGGTTCTTCAATTGGGTGAAATCCCGAGATGAGTTTCAGTGTACAACTAGTGTTTTGAACACAATGCTTAGCATTGCTAGTGAAGCTAGAGATTTCAAGCTCATTGAGAAGTTAGTGGAGGAAATGGAGAATTACTCCTTGAAGAAGGATATCAAGACTTGGACCATTCTTATCTCTCTCTATGGCAATGCAAAGTTAACTGGAAAAGCCTTGATGGTTTACAATAAGATGAGGGAAAGTGGGTGTGAACCAGATGGGGTTGTTTACAAGACTTtaatctgttcactctctgctGCTGGAAAGCCTGAACTTGCCATGGAGTTTTACCAAGAGATGGTCAAGAAAGGAATTACGGTTGTTGACATGAAAATGTGCAAGGTGCTGTTGAGTTGTCTTGCTGGATCAGGAGATACAGCCTCTGTTCTTGACATTGCAAAGGACATGGTAGCATTGTTTAATGTTCCAGAACGTGATGCGTATCATTACATTCTCAAGAGTTTTTGCATCTCCGGGAGAATTAAAGAAGCTCTGGAGTTCATTCATGACCTTAATAGTAAAGGTATAGTACTAGACCCCGAATACTTTGAGATTCTGGTTGGAGGACTCTGTCGTGCTAATCGACTTGAGGATGCTTTGGAACTGGTCAATATTATGAAGAGGAAAATTGATGGTGATGGGAAGATATATGGCATTATCATTAATTGGTATTTAAGGCGAAATGATGTCTTGAAGGCTCTTGATCTGTttcaaaacatgaaagaaaTGGGTTATTTGCCTACTACTTCAACTTACACTCAACTGATGCAACATCTCTTTAGGTTGGCCGAGTATGAGAAAGGCTTTGAGCTTTATAAAGAGATGCAGGAAAAGGGGGTTGAATTAGATGCGGTGGCAATCATGACCGTGGTTGTTGGTAATGTCCGCCAAAACCGTATAACTGAAGCATGGAATGTTTTCAGAACCATGGAAAACAAGCCTACATGGAAATCCTGTTCAGTCTTCATCAGGGAGCTTTTTAGGATTTCTAGAACCGATGAGATAGTCAAGGTTCTAAATGAGATGCAGGAATTGAATACTGTCATCCCCGACAAATTATTTCGATCAGTAGTGTCTTACATGGAGAAAGGAGGAGATGTGATCAGTTTAGAGAAAGTAAAGAAAATGAGAAGTATTGTTGAACTCTTTCCACAAGAAGGTGAGGTAAATAGAGAAGACGATGCACACAAGATAAAAGATCTTAGTATTGAGGTGAACTTTAAGCATTCCAAACCAACAAGTATCACTTGTCATATGGAGACACTTCCAAGAAACTACAGAGAGGAGGATCTTGATGAAATTTTCAAGATACTGTCATCTTCAACAGATTGGAAACAAATTAAGAAAGCACTGGAAAACTGCGGCGTAGAGTTCACCCCAGAACTAGTTCTTGAGACATTGCGGAAATGTAGTTTGGATGGTTGTGCAGCATTACATTTTTTTGCTTGGGTAGGAAAGCAACCAGGTTATAATCATACTACAGAAACTTACAACATGGCTATTAAAGTCGCGGGGATCGGGAAAGATTTCAAGCACATGAGAAGTCTTTTCTACGAAATGAGAAGAAGGGGGTGCTTAATAACTCCAGATACTTGGACAATCATGATTATGCAATATGGTCGAGCAGGTCTTACAGAGATTGCATTGAAGTCAtttaaagaaatgaaagaaagcaACATCAAGCCAAATGCCACTACCTATAAGTATTTGATCATGACCCTTTGCGGGTTGAAACGGAGGAAGGTAGATGAGGCCATTACCTTATTCCAAGAAATGATTCGTTCTGAGTACATCCCTGATAAGGAATTGTTAGAAACATATCTAGGTTGTTTATGCAAACACAGTAGGCTTTCAGATGCTAAAGGATGCATAGATCACCTCAGAAAAGTCGGTTTCACGATCCCCCTCATTTACTCTTTGTATATTCGAGCTCTTTGTCGTGCCAGAAAATTAGACGAGGCATTGACATTACTAGAAGAGGTAGGGGCTGAGAGATCCAAACTCGATAGCTACATCTATGGGAGCCTCATTCATGGACTTCTACAAACGGGACGAACCAAAGAGGCATTGGCAAAGATGAACTCAATGAAACAAGTCGGCATAAATCCAACTGTACACGTGTACACATCATTTATAGTTTATTCATTCAAGGAGAAACAAACAAGAAGAGCTCTGGAAATACTTGCAAAGATGCTGCAggagggttgtgaaccaacAATTGCTACTTACTCAGCATTGGTCCATGGCTACATGAACATGAGAAATTTTGGTGAAGCATGGAAGGTTTTCAATTATATCAAGAGAAATGGGCCTTCTCCTGATTTTAAAGCTTATACAATGCTGATTTCTTGTCTTTGTAAAGCAGGGAGATCTGAAGAAGCCTTGCAGATAATATCTGAGATGCTCGACAGTGGGATTGCTCCCAGCAGTGTTAACTTCAGGACAGTTTTCTTTGGCCTGAATCGGGAGGGTAAGCATATTTTGGCTCGTGATGTACTTCAACAAAAATTGGGTTTAATTAGAAGAAGAAAGTTTCAAAAATga